From a single Chlamydia muridarum str. Nigg genomic region:
- the rnc gene encoding ribonuclease III, with translation MQRTVNIQAVESKLKFTFSQPRLLVTALTHPSYRNEFPSDGEDSERLEFLGDAVLGLVVTEHLFLLFPSLNEGLLSTTRSALVNAEACFNYTQKLSLGEHLLIGRGEKMQSHRGKISAYANLFEAILGAVYLDGGLAPARQIIVPLLPNKEAILPLMLVNPKNRLQQFTQQTLKVLPTYIALPWSSEDGTPGYHVQVFVNEKLWGEGFAGSKKEAEKLAAKQALSTHDDNKN, from the coding sequence ATGCAGCGTACCGTAAATATTCAGGCCGTAGAGTCTAAATTAAAATTTACATTTTCTCAGCCACGGCTTCTCGTCACAGCTCTTACCCATCCCTCGTATCGGAATGAGTTTCCTTCTGACGGGGAAGATAGTGAGCGTTTAGAATTTCTTGGGGATGCTGTCTTAGGATTAGTCGTCACTGAACACCTTTTCCTCCTCTTCCCCTCTTTGAATGAAGGGCTTTTGTCAACAACAAGATCAGCTTTGGTGAATGCTGAAGCATGTTTTAACTATACGCAAAAATTATCTCTGGGCGAACACCTCTTGATCGGTCGCGGTGAAAAAATGCAAAGTCATCGAGGAAAAATTTCTGCCTATGCCAACCTATTCGAGGCCATTTTAGGCGCTGTGTACTTAGATGGTGGACTAGCTCCCGCAAGACAAATTATCGTTCCTTTACTTCCCAATAAAGAGGCTATACTACCTCTAATGCTAGTTAATCCTAAAAATCGCTTACAACAATTCACTCAGCAGACATTAAAGGTTCTTCCTACATATATCGCTCTTCCTTGGTCATCCGAAGATGGCACTCCTGGATACCATGTACAAGTCTTCGTTAATGAAAAACTTTGGGGAGAGGGCTTTGCTGGATCAAAAAAGGAAGCAGAAAAACTTGCAGCTAAACAGGCGTTATCAACACATGACGACAACAAAAATTAA
- the radA gene encoding DNA repair protein RadA — translation MTTTKIKTQWACSECGSYSPKWLGQCPGCFQWNTLVEEIHSSKLKTSSYPLSSTTPVPLNTVKFQEEIRISTRSKGWNRLLGGGTVCGSLTLLGGEPGIGKSTLLLQISSQFAEQGYKVLYVCGEESVSQTSLRAQRLQISSSNIFLFPETNLEDIKQQISDLAPDILIIDSIQIIFSPSLSSAPGSVAQVRETTAELMHIAKQKQITTFIIGHVTKSGEIAGPRILEHLVDTVLYFEGNAHTNYRMIRSVKNRFGPTNELLILSMQTDGLHEVENPSGFFLQEKVVETTGSTIIPIVEGSETLLVEVQALVSSSPFSNPVRKTSGFDPNRFSLLLAVLEKRANVKLYTSDVFLSIAGGLKITQPSADLGAVLSVVSSLYNRYLPKNYTYTGEIGLGGEIRHVTHIEHRIKESIIMGFKGIVMPSGQIKGLPKEYLDQIDIIGVKTIKDAVRLLQ, via the coding sequence ATGACGACAACAAAAATTAAAACACAATGGGCATGTTCAGAATGCGGCTCCTATTCTCCAAAATGGTTAGGACAATGCCCTGGATGCTTTCAATGGAATACTTTAGTTGAAGAAATACATTCTTCTAAACTGAAAACCTCTTCTTATCCTCTCAGCTCTACAACTCCAGTTCCTCTTAACACTGTAAAATTTCAAGAAGAGATAAGAATTTCCACTCGTTCCAAAGGATGGAATCGCCTTCTTGGAGGGGGAACTGTATGTGGTAGTCTTACTTTACTAGGAGGAGAACCTGGAATAGGAAAATCCACCTTATTACTTCAGATCTCTTCGCAATTTGCTGAGCAAGGCTATAAAGTATTGTATGTTTGTGGAGAAGAGTCTGTATCCCAAACTTCATTACGAGCACAACGCCTACAAATCTCTAGCAGCAATATTTTTCTATTTCCAGAAACAAACCTTGAAGATATCAAGCAACAGATCTCCGATCTTGCTCCTGATATCCTAATCATTGATTCTATTCAGATTATTTTTTCCCCATCACTAAGCTCTGCTCCAGGATCAGTTGCTCAAGTTCGAGAAACTACAGCAGAACTCATGCATATTGCAAAACAAAAACAAATTACGACTTTTATTATTGGGCATGTTACTAAATCAGGGGAAATCGCAGGACCACGTATTCTTGAACATTTAGTAGATACCGTCCTTTATTTTGAAGGCAATGCGCACACCAATTATCGCATGATCCGCTCTGTCAAAAATCGTTTTGGCCCAACAAATGAGTTATTAATTTTATCTATGCAAACGGATGGGCTGCATGAAGTGGAAAATCCTTCAGGGTTCTTTTTACAAGAAAAAGTTGTGGAAACAACAGGCTCGACAATTATCCCTATTGTAGAAGGATCTGAAACGCTTCTTGTAGAAGTGCAAGCTCTAGTTTCTTCTTCTCCTTTCTCTAATCCAGTACGGAAAACTTCAGGATTTGATCCTAATCGGTTTTCTTTACTCTTAGCTGTTTTAGAAAAAAGAGCGAATGTCAAGTTATACACGTCTGATGTCTTTCTTTCGATAGCCGGTGGTTTAAAAATTACCCAACCTTCTGCAGATTTGGGAGCGGTTCTATCAGTTGTCTCCTCTCTATATAATCGCTACCTACCCAAGAATTATACCTACACTGGGGAAATTGGACTGGGCGGGGAGATTCGTCACGTCACACATATAGAGCATCGCATAAAAGAGAGCATTATCATGGGATTTAAGGGTATCGTCATGCCCTCTGGGCAAATAAAAGGCTTACCTAAAGAATATTTGGATCAAATTGATATTATTGGAGTAAAAACAATTAAAGATGCTGTCCGCCTACTACAATGA
- a CDS encoding hydroxymethylbilane synthase, with the protein MLSAYYNDPFLSDFCLGKIPLRLASRKSPLAVLQAHECLRRLQTFFPRLWGQVITETTQGDLDQHTPLHSVENTGFFTDDIDFLVQSGKCDLAIHSAKDLPEKPKARVIAITASIDPRDILVFQEKYLLQPFPSRLRIGCSSDRRRALISSLYPSAVITDIRGTIQTRLALLDQQKFDAIVMANAAVSRLGLRLPCTVVLPPPYHPFQGRLAITSCHHIASWEKLFLTCKITENINLLHFFS; encoded by the coding sequence ATGCTGTCCGCCTACTACAATGACCCTTTTCTATCCGATTTTTGTTTAGGGAAGATCCCTTTACGTTTAGCATCTCGGAAGTCTCCTTTAGCCGTTCTACAAGCCCATGAATGCCTAAGAAGACTCCAAACATTTTTCCCTAGGTTATGGGGGCAGGTTATCACAGAAACAACACAAGGTGATCTTGACCAACACACCCCCTTACATTCCGTAGAAAACACCGGTTTTTTTACAGATGATATCGATTTTCTTGTTCAATCTGGGAAATGTGATCTTGCCATACATTCTGCTAAAGATCTTCCAGAAAAACCAAAGGCAAGGGTCATTGCCATTACAGCAAGTATAGATCCTCGAGATATCTTGGTATTTCAAGAAAAATATCTATTGCAGCCTTTCCCATCCCGATTACGCATCGGGTGCTCTTCTGATCGCAGAAGAGCACTTATCTCTTCTCTATACCCCTCTGCTGTTATCACAGATATTCGCGGAACCATCCAAACTCGATTGGCACTCTTGGATCAGCAAAAATTTGATGCTATTGTGATGGCTAATGCAGCTGTTTCTCGACTGGGATTACGCCTTCCTTGCACAGTAGTCCTGCCCCCCCCATACCATCCTTTTCAAGGACGTTTAGCAATCACATCCTGCCACCATATAGCAAGTTGGGAGAAATTATTCTTAACCTGTAAAATAACAGAAAATATAAACCTGCTCCATTTTTTCTCATAA
- the pknD gene encoding serine/threonine-protein kinase PknD, translated as MQRYELIRLIGRGGMGEVYLAHDKACSRRVALKKIREDLSDNPLLRKRFLREAKIAADLIHPGIVPVYSICSDGESVYYTMPYIEGFSLKHLLKSVWQKEILSKELEEKTSVKAFLPIFDKICATVEYIHSKGVLHRDLKPDNILLGLFGEVVIVDWGAAIFKHAKELQQEKDEEGFSSYGQKNICYSSMTVPGKIVGTPDYMAPESLLGAEASEKTDIYALGLILYQMLTLSFPYRRKKGRKLPYEDSILSPIEMAPYREIPPSLSQIAMKAIAVDPVQRFSSVQELRKALQPHLQGESEWTTRDILSTKDRKNWKYYEPILLSRYFPVLASSPAQWYNFMLSDMEVNSSVRVECSVTKSSVQEGVGIFFPPSKEADKGEFYCGYGLWFSSQNNELSVSLIKNGIEIQKESQGIIPQQSRFAISIEKSNNKITVFVDQILFILHIDYLPSLGERIEIIIQDLQGISNITILESIGALRVSCLAVPDAFLAEKLYDQAARFYRKIRDSFPGRKESYEAQFRLGVTLLTQIEEQGGDLMQALSTFDLLHGSTGAPLEYLGKALVYQRNGSFVEEIRSLLLALKRYPQHPEIPRLKDHLCFRLYDSLHKHRSEALVFMLLILWIAPEKIGLREEERFLEFLHHRQQSTLFCRIDKTPLQFKSSKMELFLSFWTGFTLFLPELFQRARDLRDYQALIDIFYVVCASGNKEVFSQFAEDLAIFVDEVVFPKSLHNQRGEELVLFVQGLAALQNREYRQAKEFISAVPFALQLYALDLFSLQAFIDEEVKVFSDFLQDIYNSASAEDHKHVLVYMIQVSLWNQDLKQAYELLSKNFPQDKGLIEYSEAFVLWGCYLALTGDRSAVKAHFSRCQFKYGRSALIGKCIDDDSLDYLEGLVWWEKKKTLFQSYFLLRCLHAPKERYEVYRQAYISMENSFFG; from the coding sequence TTGCAACGGTACGAATTAATTAGGCTAATAGGCAGAGGAGGCATGGGCGAAGTCTATTTAGCCCATGATAAGGCTTGCTCTCGTAGGGTAGCTCTAAAGAAGATACGTGAAGATCTGAGTGATAATCCTTTGCTGAGGAAACGCTTTCTTCGGGAAGCAAAAATAGCCGCAGACCTCATACATCCTGGTATCGTTCCTGTATACTCCATATGTAGTGATGGCGAATCTGTTTATTATACAATGCCTTATATAGAGGGATTCTCTTTAAAACACTTATTAAAGAGCGTTTGGCAAAAAGAGATCCTTTCCAAGGAATTGGAAGAAAAAACTTCTGTGAAGGCTTTTCTTCCAATTTTTGATAAAATTTGTGCCACTGTAGAATACATCCATTCAAAGGGGGTTTTACATCGGGATTTAAAGCCGGATAATATCCTGCTGGGCTTGTTTGGAGAAGTCGTTATTGTTGATTGGGGAGCTGCTATCTTTAAGCATGCTAAAGAGTTGCAGCAAGAAAAAGATGAAGAAGGTTTTTCTTCATATGGTCAGAAAAATATCTGTTATTCCAGTATGACAGTTCCTGGAAAGATTGTGGGGACTCCTGATTATATGGCTCCTGAAAGCTTATTAGGAGCCGAGGCTTCGGAGAAGACCGACATTTATGCATTAGGTCTTATCCTTTATCAAATGTTGACTTTATCTTTCCCATATCGGAGAAAAAAAGGGCGGAAACTGCCTTATGAAGACAGTATTTTGTCTCCTATAGAGATGGCGCCTTATCGAGAAATTCCCCCTTCTTTATCTCAAATTGCTATGAAAGCAATAGCTGTTGATCCTGTACAGAGGTTTTCTTCTGTTCAAGAGTTGCGTAAAGCTTTGCAGCCACATCTTCAAGGGGAATCAGAATGGACAACTAGAGATATTTTATCGACTAAGGATAGGAAAAATTGGAAATATTACGAACCGATTTTACTTTCCCGTTATTTTCCTGTATTAGCCAGCTCCCCGGCTCAGTGGTACAATTTTATGCTCTCTGATATGGAAGTGAATTCTTCCGTTCGTGTTGAGTGCTCGGTAACAAAAAGCTCTGTTCAAGAAGGAGTCGGTATTTTTTTCCCCCCTTCCAAGGAAGCTGATAAAGGAGAGTTTTATTGTGGTTATGGATTGTGGTTCTCTTCTCAAAATAACGAGCTCTCGGTCTCTCTTATCAAAAATGGAATAGAGATCCAGAAAGAATCCCAAGGCATTATTCCTCAACAGTCCCGTTTTGCAATCTCGATAGAAAAATCTAATAACAAAATTACAGTCTTTGTTGATCAAATCTTATTTATTTTACACATAGATTATCTTCCTAGTTTAGGGGAGCGTATAGAGATAATCATTCAAGATCTACAAGGAATTAGCAATATTACGATTTTAGAAAGCATTGGGGCGTTACGAGTGAGTTGCCTGGCTGTCCCTGATGCGTTTTTAGCTGAAAAATTATATGACCAAGCTGCTCGCTTTTATCGTAAAATCCGAGATTCCTTCCCAGGTAGAAAAGAAAGTTATGAAGCACAGTTTCGCTTAGGGGTGACTTTACTGACTCAGATAGAGGAGCAGGGCGGGGATCTCATGCAAGCTCTTAGCACTTTTGATCTTTTGCATGGAAGCACTGGAGCTCCATTGGAGTATCTTGGAAAGGCTTTGGTTTATCAGCGAAACGGCAGTTTTGTAGAAGAGATACGGAGCTTGCTGTTAGCTTTAAAAAGATATCCTCAACATCCTGAGATTCCTCGTCTAAAGGATCATCTTTGTTTCCGTTTGTATGATAGTCTGCATAAGCATCGCAGCGAAGCTTTAGTTTTCATGCTGTTAATTTTATGGATTGCCCCAGAAAAGATTGGTCTTCGAGAGGAAGAGCGTTTTCTCGAATTTCTTCATCATAGACAGCAATCCACTTTGTTCTGTCGTATAGATAAGACCCCTTTGCAGTTTAAGTCCTCTAAGATGGAGCTTTTCCTTAGCTTTTGGACAGGATTTACCTTATTCCTTCCTGAATTGTTTCAAAGGGCTAGAGATTTACGGGATTATCAAGCTCTTATAGATATCTTCTATGTTGTATGTGCTTCAGGGAATAAAGAAGTTTTCTCACAATTCGCTGAAGATTTAGCCATTTTCGTTGATGAAGTTGTTTTCCCCAAATCTTTGCACAATCAGAGGGGCGAAGAACTAGTGTTATTTGTCCAAGGGTTAGCGGCTTTGCAAAATAGAGAGTATAGGCAAGCAAAGGAGTTTATATCAGCAGTTCCTTTTGCCTTACAGCTGTATGCTTTGGATTTATTTAGCTTACAAGCCTTTATAGATGAAGAAGTAAAGGTGTTTTCTGATTTTCTACAAGATATCTACAATTCTGCTAGTGCAGAGGATCACAAGCATGTTCTAGTTTATATGATCCAAGTCTCTTTGTGGAATCAAGACTTGAAGCAAGCTTATGAACTGTTGAGCAAGAACTTTCCTCAGGATAAAGGGCTTATAGAGTATTCAGAAGCTTTTGTTCTTTGGGGATGCTATTTAGCCTTAACAGGAGATCGGAGCGCTGTTAAAGCGCATTTCTCTCGTTGTCAATTTAAGTACGGAAGATCAGCTTTGATTGGGAAATGTATTGATGATGATTCACTGGACTATTTAGAAGGACTTGTTTGGTGGGAAAAGAAAAAAACTCTTTTTCAAAGTTATTTCTTGCTTCGTTGTTTACATGCTCCGAAAGAACGGTACGAAGTTTACCGACAAGCCTATATTTCTATGGAAAACAGTTTTTTTGGATAA
- a CDS encoding valine--tRNA ligase, with product MNEDQFPKAYDPKSSESGVYSFWERSGMFIADANSKKPAYSIVMPPPNVTGILHMGHALVNTLQDMLIRYKRMKGFEVCWVPGTDHAGIATQTVVERHLRSSLGKRRTDFSREEFLKHVWEWKEKSQNVILSQLRQLGCSCDWSRQRFTMDPEANRAVKKAFKVLFDKGVIYRGYYLVNWDPILQTALADDEVEYEEREGWLYYIRYPVVNSEEFITVATTRPETLLGDTAIAVSPEDERYSHLIGAKVIVPFVDREIPIIGDFSVDASFGTGAVKITPAHDKDDYRTGMNHRLPMINILTPTGEINENGGIFTGLAKESARENIITSLEALGLFVRKEAYSSRVGVSYRSGAIIEPYLSKQWFVSVDSFRESLREFVNSKEINLFPPEFIRNYLTWVNNLKDWCISRQLWWGHRIPVWHNKHDEEYVICFDGDGVPEEVAQDPESWYQDPDVLDTWFSSGLWPLTCFGWPEESADLRKFYPTSVLVTGHDILFFWVTRMVLMCSAMVDTKPFADVFLHGLIFGKSYKQYDDNGEWTYVSGDQKREYDKGKALPKNVVAKWEKLSKSKGNVIDPIEMIDMYGADAVRFTLCSCANRGEQIDLDYRLFEEYKNFVNKLWNGARFIFGHISELTSRDLEEGVNKDLLGLEDFYILDRFNELLALIDSHYNCYSFDKIAALAYDFFKNDLCSTYLEIIKPTLFGKQGNDEQRATKRKLLATLLVNILGVLHPIVPYITETLFQKIKTTLGVVGDGLGDAVTGHAVSMLRSEACMIAGYPQPIELSFPQGLRESFAIAEKLVYTIRNIRGEMQLDPRDLLQAFIISSEKKELLDACIPIMCALGGIKTIEQLSEAPKDCIFSLGVVEGIQVGVILPAEHLAKEHARLEKEKIRLENSIESLSKLLASEDFRTRANPNLVQAKEDALRNSRQELQSILDKIASL from the coding sequence ATGAACGAAGATCAATTTCCTAAAGCGTATGACCCTAAAAGTTCAGAGTCTGGGGTGTATTCGTTTTGGGAGCGCTCTGGGATGTTTATAGCGGATGCTAATAGTAAAAAACCGGCGTATTCGATAGTTATGCCTCCTCCCAATGTTACAGGGATCCTGCATATGGGCCACGCTCTTGTGAATACATTGCAGGACATGCTTATCCGTTATAAGCGTATGAAAGGATTTGAGGTTTGCTGGGTTCCAGGAACTGATCACGCAGGGATTGCTACGCAAACTGTTGTGGAAAGACATCTGCGATCTTCGCTTGGTAAACGACGAACGGATTTTTCTAGAGAAGAATTTTTGAAACATGTTTGGGAGTGGAAGGAGAAAAGTCAAAATGTCATTCTTTCGCAGCTTCGTCAGCTAGGGTGTTCTTGTGATTGGTCTAGGCAGCGGTTTACAATGGATCCTGAAGCCAATCGTGCTGTAAAAAAAGCTTTTAAAGTTTTGTTTGATAAAGGCGTTATCTATAGGGGATACTATCTAGTTAACTGGGATCCTATTTTGCAAACGGCTTTAGCAGATGATGAAGTCGAGTATGAGGAGCGAGAAGGATGGTTGTATTATATCCGATATCCAGTTGTGAATTCTGAGGAGTTTATTACGGTAGCTACTACACGTCCGGAAACTCTGTTAGGAGACACAGCGATTGCAGTTTCTCCTGAAGACGAACGGTATAGCCATTTGATAGGAGCTAAGGTAATTGTTCCTTTTGTAGATAGGGAAATCCCTATTATTGGTGATTTTTCTGTTGATGCGTCTTTTGGAACTGGAGCTGTTAAGATCACCCCAGCTCATGATAAAGATGATTATCGGACAGGGATGAATCATCGGCTTCCTATGATCAATATTTTGACTCCAACTGGAGAAATTAATGAGAATGGGGGGATTTTTACAGGCTTAGCTAAAGAGTCGGCTCGAGAGAATATTATCACTTCTTTAGAGGCTTTAGGCTTGTTTGTTCGGAAGGAAGCCTATTCATCTCGAGTAGGAGTCTCTTATCGTTCAGGAGCGATTATTGAACCTTACCTTTCAAAACAATGGTTTGTTTCTGTTGATTCATTCAGAGAATCTCTCAGAGAATTTGTAAATAGCAAAGAAATTAATCTTTTCCCTCCGGAATTCATTAGAAATTACCTTACTTGGGTAAATAATCTCAAAGACTGGTGCATTAGTCGGCAGCTTTGGTGGGGACATCGTATTCCTGTTTGGCATAATAAGCATGATGAAGAGTATGTGATTTGTTTCGATGGAGATGGAGTCCCTGAGGAGGTAGCGCAGGATCCTGAGTCATGGTATCAAGATCCTGATGTTTTAGATACCTGGTTTTCTTCCGGATTATGGCCTTTGACATGTTTTGGTTGGCCGGAAGAAAGTGCGGATTTAAGAAAGTTTTATCCTACCTCTGTCTTAGTAACAGGACATGATATTCTCTTTTTCTGGGTTACTCGGATGGTATTGATGTGTTCTGCAATGGTTGATACCAAGCCTTTTGCTGATGTCTTTTTACACGGATTGATTTTTGGTAAGTCCTATAAGCAGTATGATGACAATGGGGAATGGACTTATGTCTCTGGGGATCAGAAACGTGAGTATGATAAAGGGAAAGCTCTTCCAAAAAATGTAGTTGCTAAATGGGAAAAACTTTCTAAATCGAAAGGTAATGTTATTGATCCTATTGAGATGATCGATATGTATGGTGCCGATGCTGTGCGCTTTACGCTTTGCTCCTGTGCGAATCGCGGAGAGCAAATCGATCTCGATTATCGTTTGTTTGAAGAATATAAGAATTTCGTTAATAAGTTGTGGAATGGCGCACGGTTTATTTTCGGACATATTTCCGAGCTAACAAGTCGAGATTTAGAAGAAGGAGTCAATAAGGATCTTCTTGGATTAGAAGATTTTTATATTTTAGATAGGTTTAATGAACTATTAGCTCTTATAGATAGCCACTACAACTGTTATTCTTTCGATAAAATAGCTGCTTTAGCTTATGACTTCTTTAAAAATGATTTGTGCTCTACTTATCTCGAAATCATCAAACCCACATTGTTCGGAAAACAGGGTAATGACGAACAACGAGCTACTAAGCGCAAGCTTTTAGCGACTTTATTGGTTAATATTTTGGGAGTATTACACCCCATTGTTCCGTATATTACTGAGACGCTTTTCCAAAAGATAAAAACAACACTAGGTGTTGTAGGTGATGGATTAGGGGATGCTGTTACTGGACATGCTGTGAGTATGTTACGGTCTGAAGCCTGTATGATTGCAGGATATCCTCAACCTATAGAGCTGTCTTTCCCTCAGGGATTAAGAGAATCATTTGCTATAGCGGAAAAGCTGGTTTATACGATTCGTAATATTCGAGGAGAGATGCAATTGGATCCTAGGGATCTTTTACAAGCATTTATCATTAGTTCAGAGAAAAAGGAATTGCTCGATGCTTGTATTCCAATCATGTGTGCATTGGGAGGAATTAAAACTATAGAACAGCTTTCAGAAGCTCCAAAAGATTGTATTTTTAGTTTGGGGGTTGTGGAAGGAATTCAAGTGGGGGTAATTCTTCCTGCTGAACATCTTGCTAAGGAGCATGCACGTCTAGAAAAAGAAAAAATTCGTTTAGAGAATAGTATAGAAAGTTTGTCTAAGCTATTAGCGAGCGAGGATTTCCGAACTAGAGCTAATCCTAACTTGGTACAAGCTAAAGAAGACGCTCTAAGAAATAGCCGTCAAGAGTTGCAAAGTATTTTGGATAAAATAGCATCGCTTTAA
- a CDS encoding ATP synthase subunit C: MIDVSVVGPVLAMALAMIGSAIGCGMAGVASHAVMSRIDEGHGKIIGLSAMPSSQSIYGLIFMLLLNDAIKDGKVSAVSGIVMGIAVGSALLLSALMQGKCCVSAIQAYARSSAIYGKSFASIGIVESFALFAFVFALLLF; the protein is encoded by the coding sequence ATGATAGATGTATCAGTAGTGGGGCCTGTATTAGCTATGGCCTTGGCAATGATTGGTAGTGCTATTGGATGTGGAATGGCAGGGGTTGCTTCTCATGCAGTAATGTCTCGAATCGATGAAGGACACGGAAAGATAATTGGTTTGTCTGCAATGCCCTCATCTCAATCTATTTACGGATTGATTTTTATGTTATTGCTAAACGATGCAATTAAAGATGGAAAAGTCTCTGCTGTCAGTGGTATCGTAATGGGTATAGCTGTAGGATCTGCATTGCTACTTTCAGCTCTTATGCAAGGGAAGTGTTGTGTGAGTGCTATTCAAGCTTATGCGCGTTCCTCAGCGATATACGGTAAATCATTTGCTTCGATTGGGATTGTTGAGTCTTTTGCGTTATTTGCTTTCGTTTTTGCGCTGTTATTGTTTTAA
- a CDS encoding V-type ATP synthase subunit I yields the protein MRINVDKYLFIGRKKSEFFSACRELGAVEFLAKNKLKDSENVRRISEGLKTLNLLTNKYSPSDLVLVKSGYLTTEQLLQEIFDLNHEITTITDSLKALSKEIFRVKPLGNFSSEEIRELTLKTGLSVRFFYKKHIEGAPLEVEEENVFYLATAYNYDYYVVIGVVSLSKDIFTEIEAPRSVGELREEEEHLQTLLRKKKARVCELYAYREELLEALCEQCNEQTLQHAEASTEDLFDDKVFSALGWVIVDRLTEVEKLCNSLGVYLERVQPDPDEVIPTYLENHGLGALGESLVNIYDTPASTDKDPSLWVFLSFFVFFSMIINDAGYGLIFLATSLFLSFKARKQVKHSLALKRFLKMFMILGGGCVCWGGATTSFFGVSVSYTSPFREYSLTHFLAMKKAEYYLKERPKGYKELVHDYPVLKDKKTPKEFLLAQGTSSGDSVYKAVVYDKFTDNILMEIALLVGVVHLSLGMLRYCRQRYSSIGWVVFMCGAYMYLPIYLQAVSLIHYALHVPYELGGQVGYYVTFIGLGIAVLGGIIQRGLRGLDEVTAVIQVFSDVLSYLRLYALSLAGAMVGNTVMVMSERFSPAVGVLIIIFGHTVNIALSIMGGVIHGLRLNFIEWYHYSFDGGGRLLHPLKRVICQKSQNI from the coding sequence ATGCGCATAAACGTGGATAAATACTTATTTATTGGACGTAAAAAGTCTGAATTTTTCTCTGCGTGCCGAGAGCTTGGAGCTGTCGAATTTTTGGCAAAAAACAAACTCAAGGATTCAGAAAATGTTCGTAGGATTTCTGAAGGGTTAAAAACACTCAATTTGTTAACGAATAAATATTCGCCATCAGATTTAGTGTTAGTCAAATCTGGATATCTGACAACAGAACAGCTTCTTCAGGAAATTTTTGATCTTAATCATGAAATTACAACGATTACAGATTCTTTAAAGGCCTTGAGTAAAGAAATTTTTCGCGTTAAACCTCTAGGGAATTTCTCCTCTGAGGAAATTCGTGAATTAACGTTGAAAACAGGTTTATCTGTTCGATTTTTCTATAAAAAACATATAGAAGGAGCTCCTTTAGAGGTTGAGGAAGAGAATGTTTTCTATCTAGCAACAGCATACAACTATGATTACTATGTTGTTATTGGGGTTGTCTCTCTATCCAAAGATATTTTTACAGAAATAGAAGCTCCTCGTTCTGTTGGAGAATTGCGAGAAGAAGAAGAACATCTTCAAACCCTTTTGCGTAAAAAGAAAGCTCGTGTTTGTGAGTTATATGCTTATCGAGAAGAATTATTAGAAGCTTTATGTGAGCAATGTAATGAGCAAACTTTACAGCATGCAGAAGCTAGTACAGAAGATTTATTCGATGACAAAGTGTTTAGTGCTTTGGGTTGGGTTATTGTCGATCGTTTGACTGAAGTAGAAAAGCTTTGTAATAGTTTAGGAGTTTATTTAGAACGGGTGCAACCCGATCCAGATGAAGTAATCCCTACATATTTAGAGAACCATGGACTGGGAGCTTTAGGGGAATCTTTGGTCAATATTTATGATACCCCCGCATCCACAGATAAGGATCCTTCCTTATGGGTCTTTTTATCCTTTTTCGTATTCTTCTCAATGATTATTAATGATGCAGGGTACGGTTTAATATTTTTAGCAACTTCATTATTCTTGTCTTTCAAAGCTCGGAAGCAGGTAAAGCATTCTCTGGCATTAAAACGTTTTCTGAAAATGTTTATGATATTAGGGGGTGGATGCGTTTGCTGGGGTGGGGCTACAACATCCTTCTTTGGCGTGTCGGTCAGCTATACAAGTCCTTTTCGGGAATATTCGTTGACGCATTTTCTTGCTATGAAGAAAGCTGAGTACTACCTGAAGGAGCGCCCCAAAGGCTATAAAGAATTGGTGCATGATTATCCTGTGCTCAAGGATAAAAAAACTCCTAAAGAGTTTCTTTTGGCTCAAGGGACTAGCAGTGGAGATTCTGTATACAAAGCTGTTGTTTATGATAAATTTACAGATAATATTCTAATGGAAATAGCTTTGTTGGTAGGGGTAGTTCATTTGTCTTTAGGGATGTTGCGCTACTGTAGACAAAGGTATTCTTCTATAGGCTGGGTAGTTTTCATGTGCGGAGCGTATATGTATCTGCCTATCTATTTACAAGCCGTTTCTCTGATTCATTATGCCTTACACGTTCCTTATGAATTAGGGGGGCAAGTAGGATATTATGTAACATTTATAGGCTTAGGCATAGCTGTTTTAGGCGGAATTATCCAGAGAGGATTACGAGGCCTGGATGAGGTAACAGCTGTTATTCAAGTGTTTTCAGATGTTTTGTCCTATTTACGACTGTATGCTCTTAGTTTAGCAGGAGCTATGGTGGGGAACACTGTCATGGTAATGAGCGAAAGATTTTCCCCCGCAGTAGGGGTCTTGATAATTATCTTTGGGCATACAGTAAATATTGCACTTTCCATTATGGGAGGTGTGATACATGGTCTCCGTCTTAATTTTATAGAATGGTATCACTATAGCTTTGATGGCGGTGGAAGACTTTTGCACCCATTGAAAAGGGTAATTTGTCAAAAGTCTCAAAATATTTGA